A genome region from candidate division KSB1 bacterium includes the following:
- a CDS encoding GNAT family N-acetyltransferase, whose protein sequence is MDAQIFSATIKESDAVAAVICAAFRQFAEKYPEQTRTSRVYPLLPSSEWVRKTMNHGAEYFLLRQEERPVGCAALIKINAEILFMDRLSVLPEFRREGFGRYLVRHCLETAQKRGAKRVETGVPADLTELVEWYRSLGFRFKQLARFNELPFTVAFLYFNLKELEAFFAEEENRPAAGYE, encoded by the coding sequence ATGGACGCACAAATTTTTTCGGCAACGATTAAAGAAAGCGATGCCGTTGCGGCGGTCATTTGTGCGGCTTTTCGTCAATTCGCCGAAAAATACCCCGAGCAGACGCGGACATCTCGTGTCTATCCGCTTCTACCATCGTCGGAATGGGTGCGCAAAACGATGAACCACGGCGCCGAATATTTTCTCCTGCGTCAAGAAGAGAGACCGGTCGGCTGTGCAGCATTGATCAAGATCAACGCAGAGATTTTGTTTATGGATCGTCTGTCTGTCCTGCCGGAATTTCGTCGCGAAGGGTTTGGAAGATACCTCGTACGGCATTGTTTGGAGACGGCGCAAAAGCGCGGAGCCAAACGCGTCGAAACGGGCGTACCGGCCGATCTGACTGAGTTGGTAGAGTGGTATCGTTCGCTGGGTTTCCGCTTCAAACAGTTGGCCCGCTTTAACGAATTGCCCTTTACCGTGGCTTTTCTCTATTTTAATCTCAAGGAACTCGAGGCTTTTTTTGCGGAAGAAGAAAATAGGCCGGCGGCCGGTTACGAATAG
- a CDS encoding MATE family efflux transporter — protein MESKDKKRMTDLLPDWHPEPEGAALLTTGASVDVTSLPLPRAIFQLAVPAIGSMLLIMLFGLVDAWFVGRLGAEAFAGVSAGGFVIWAVQSISLVISEGLVAVASRAIGAKDSDTAELAFAQSLILAGFVSLITSALCLAAEKPMLAFMGLEGKAAEASLSYLSTMFFGLFFLFESYTLDAAFRSMGDTTTPLIIIAGSLVLNGLLDYLLIFGIGPFPRLEVQGAALATVLAHVVALVLSLIFLQRKAIHLRIKDLQRLNWSLMRRVTVVGAPITLSSLLFSLSYMTLTRLISGYGAHALAAIGVGHRIEGICYYVAVGFSTAAATLVGQHLGAGKPENASKAVKLGIFYVSIFMFAVSVVFFFYGGRLIRFFIDDPAVIREGALYLRIVAVFELFLGFEIVYEGAFSGAGDTIPPMLISVPLTWARIPLAFLLSDTFGLGSVGIWWAISITTCLKGAIMAFWFARGRWKHKKV, from the coding sequence ATGGAAAGCAAAGACAAAAAACGCATGACCGATCTTTTGCCCGATTGGCATCCTGAGCCGGAAGGGGCGGCGCTCCTAACCACCGGCGCTTCAGTTGATGTCACCAGTCTGCCGCTCCCTCGGGCAATTTTTCAGCTCGCCGTTCCTGCCATAGGTTCGATGCTGTTAATTATGTTATTCGGCCTCGTTGACGCCTGGTTTGTCGGCCGATTGGGCGCCGAAGCATTTGCCGGCGTCAGCGCCGGCGGTTTTGTCATTTGGGCTGTGCAATCTATTTCTTTGGTGATCAGCGAAGGTTTGGTAGCCGTCGCTTCGCGGGCCATCGGTGCCAAAGATTCCGATACTGCAGAACTTGCTTTTGCTCAGTCCCTCATTCTTGCGGGCTTTGTCTCATTGATCACGTCGGCCCTTTGTCTGGCAGCGGAAAAACCGATGCTCGCTTTCATGGGACTAGAAGGCAAAGCGGCTGAAGCATCTTTGTCGTACCTATCGACGATGTTTTTCGGCCTGTTCTTTCTTTTCGAGTCCTACACTTTGGATGCAGCTTTCCGCAGCATGGGCGACACAACTACGCCGCTCATTATCATCGCCGGTTCTTTGGTACTGAACGGCCTCTTGGATTATCTTCTCATTTTCGGGATCGGGCCTTTTCCGCGACTGGAAGTCCAAGGCGCGGCTTTGGCGACTGTCTTGGCACATGTCGTTGCGCTTGTATTGTCACTGATTTTTCTGCAACGCAAAGCGATTCATTTGAGGATCAAGGATCTGCAGCGACTCAATTGGTCGCTTATGCGCCGAGTTACTGTTGTCGGCGCTCCGATTACACTCAGCAGCCTTCTCTTCAGCCTGAGCTATATGACGCTGACTCGCCTCATCAGCGGCTACGGCGCTCATGCCTTGGCGGCAATCGGTGTCGGACATCGTATCGAGGGCATCTGTTATTATGTGGCGGTTGGTTTTTCCACGGCAGCTGCAACGCTCGTCGGCCAACATCTCGGCGCAGGCAAGCCGGAAAACGCTTCCAAAGCCGTTAAACTCGGTATATTCTATGTTTCAATCTTTATGTTTGCCGTCAGCGTCGTTTTCTTTTTTTACGGCGGCCGCTTAATCCGTTTTTTTATCGACGATCCGGCGGTGATCCGAGAGGGAGCCCTCTATCTTCGCATAGTGGCGGTTTTCGAGCTCTTTCTCGGCTTTGAAATCGTTTACGAAGGCGCTTTCAGCGGCGCGGGCGACACGATCCCTCCCATGCTCATTTCCGTTCCGCTTACGTGGGCGCGCATACCCTTGGCATTCCTGTTATCGGATACTTTTGGTCTCGGCAGCGTCGGCATCTGGTGGGCTATCTCCATCACCACCTGTCTGAAAGGCGCTATAATGGCGTTCTGGTTCGCCCGCGGCCGATGGAAGCACAAAAAAGTATAG
- a CDS encoding cyclase family protein, with translation MVWIDLSHPIHPYMCRWPGDPWTQTEPWADLQTDGYFLQAWRFGEHSGTHLGAPKHYLRGGADCASIPVHHLVPSGLRLDVRERVGGNADYLVTPKDATEISERLRSLSGPAVVLVCTGWDRFWSSPSKYLGERNGELHFPGIALDTIEYLAQHSCVVGVGIDTAGIDGGRNADFTAGRRCAELGWYHIENMTGLSRIPPQCRLFIGLLSLVGGSGSPCRVLAQVDKSME, from the coding sequence ATGGTGTGGATCGATTTGTCGCACCCTATTCATCCGTACATGTGCCGATGGCCCGGTGATCCGTGGACTCAGACGGAGCCTTGGGCTGATCTGCAAACCGACGGCTATTTCCTCCAGGCGTGGCGATTCGGTGAGCACAGCGGTACGCATCTTGGAGCTCCGAAGCACTACTTACGGGGAGGAGCCGACTGCGCCTCCATTCCCGTGCATCATTTGGTCCCATCAGGCCTACGGCTGGATGTTCGTGAAAGAGTGGGCGGCAATGCCGACTATTTGGTTACACCCAAAGATGCGACAGAGATCTCTGAGCGGTTGCGCAGCCTCTCCGGTCCGGCGGTGGTTTTGGTCTGTACGGGATGGGATCGGTTTTGGTCTTCTCCCTCAAAATACTTGGGTGAAAGAAACGGAGAGCTGCATTTCCCCGGCATCGCTTTGGACACCATTGAGTATCTGGCGCAACACTCATGTGTCGTGGGTGTCGGCATTGATACGGCCGGTATTGACGGCGGACGGAATGCAGACTTTACCGCCGGCAGACGCTGCGCCGAATTAGGGTGGTATCATATTGAAAATATGACCGGTTTGAGCAGAATTCCGCCGCAATGTCGTCTGTTTATCGGATTATTGTCTTTGGTCGGCGGCTCCGGTTCACCCTGTCGAGTGCTGGCACAGGTCGATAAGTCAATGGAATGA
- a CDS encoding cohesin domain-containing protein — MKKSVTAERVLLLLGAAVIFHLLSCAEAPTMPTGSNDAALSASLQLSQKHYSAAALDSLVLRISYTDKKGNPVTKKYKLTLDSLRTAVKLQVPAEKQLEVSVTGYQDSTAVLYGSRTVFPINKGKSADVRILLDFLVPTIILSPPDTTLQAEQTVTLFLAARNVVDLATFGCLVRFDPTVLQVVELGREDAFLKGNHGNVTQLEFMPDNVRGTVRAVFGVFPASAAVSGSGKLARIVFRALKADTTNVQIQVDNRVNSDLGLFNKNAELMYSVGLGSRLFIKGGQ; from the coding sequence ATGAAAAAAAGCGTGACTGCCGAAAGAGTTTTGCTTTTATTGGGAGCTGCAGTCATTTTTCACTTATTGAGCTGCGCCGAGGCTCCGACAATGCCCACCGGTTCCAACGATGCCGCACTTTCCGCATCGCTTCAGCTGTCGCAGAAACATTACTCGGCGGCTGCGCTCGACAGCTTGGTGCTGCGAATTTCTTATACGGACAAGAAGGGCAACCCTGTAACCAAAAAATACAAGCTGACGCTCGACAGCCTTCGCACCGCGGTCAAACTGCAGGTTCCTGCTGAAAAGCAGTTGGAGGTGTCAGTCACCGGCTATCAGGATTCTACGGCCGTGCTTTACGGCAGCAGAACCGTCTTTCCGATCAACAAGGGCAAGTCGGCCGATGTCCGCATCCTTCTCGACTTTTTGGTTCCGACGATCATTTTATCTCCGCCCGATACGACGTTGCAGGCCGAACAAACGGTAACCCTTTTTCTTGCAGCGAGAAACGTGGTCGATTTGGCGACTTTTGGTTGTCTGGTACGCTTTGATCCGACGGTTCTTCAGGTCGTCGAGCTGGGAAGGGAAGACGCCTTTTTGAAAGGCAATCACGGAAATGTCACGCAGCTCGAATTTATGCCGGACAATGTGAGGGGGACGGTTCGCGCGGTCTTCGGCGTGTTTCCGGCAAGTGCGGCAGTCTCCGGCAGTGGAAAACTGGCGCGCATCGTGTTTCGCGCCCTCAAGGCGGACACGACCAATGTGCAGATCCAGGTCGACAATCGTGTGAACTCAGATCTGGGTCTGTTCAATAAAAATGCGGAATTGATGTATTCGGTCGGCCTCGGCAGCCGACTCTTTATTAAAGGCGGGCAGTAA
- a CDS encoding VWA domain-containing protein, translating to MSGKTFFNLRLGGGLVLFLLTGFAFGQSGQVISASFGPPSQANTWEKYVIPLKAETFGVSETEFAQVMQSVQSFRIRTETADGPDVGAVDQVIIGNRYMSTFDAGAEGWNAAGDGTLEWVAAGGAEGGFLQISDWASGDWHYAVAPLLWSGDWSALMGQNIEFFFKTDRPDYGSIIEISSARVKRLILSIPSLVLAPGTRMTMTVSLSEPTSSGVAVRLNSHNTACAQVPASVVIAAGQSSAEFLVVIPETAQEGCSSVITAEAEGYASTRLTLKVGTPNAKASLKGRITDAVTGAGIPNALVSVAGVSTLTDIDGYYELTGISTDQVTANFTAQPRSGPAPLTVQFSDLSGTVQQAISISADGYVTYESTVSLSPGVVTTLNISLSPVITDNEYRIVLNWGKFPSDLDIYLIVPKDGFHDATYVYYSNRGWFNTYPYAVLDIDRRQGFGPETITIQRLIAGKYVIFVHNYSRDAELTDSEGIVQIYGRSGLLQSVSVPKTGTGPYWYIGDIDGLTGQMTIKNVIQEEQPRPNIMGLAKMALKSEPRGQITSWAWDFDDDGVVDATSRNPLWTYTNPGVYTVKLTVSDGVNSYVERKQNYITVTAAPPNELSGLQVSITQIDPANFPLIKCLVSVVDQDINQPVTDLYVGNFDVREENRPTQDLRVRKLDASIGTRADIVFVFDVTGSMGEEISGLKERVVEFADSLSRSGVDFRLGLITFGDEVLSISDFTSNPLEFKSWVEGLIADGGGDDKENALEGLAAAARLSFRQATQKVFILITDADYHEAGESGDGTTRYTTESIISLMREEAVQVNVVGPDLAQYTRMAEETGGQFYSIYTSFTQIIRRLGGWITSQYVVTYVPENTVADNTLRHVKVEVTQGNRGGRSTGVYFIGSAKLLLNPPTLLGKLGDILTVDVRVENVNNLSMANYVLSFDNNKLQALQAEEGDFFTQGGALSTFVPQINNSIGHIDISASRVVLNSDMSSGVSGSGLLARLRFKIINQDCAGLISFVSYDFRRPDDSKLTLVTAGTQIYSVGTVGSSAILCDFDQDLDIDTRDFALLATFWKPRNTPLGDVGPALGEPPFFTPQPDGVVNHEDLFVFTRMWNWYHGAISTYGGLAKNEIPGYRLETHLVNDGLQRVTIVLTNVAPFAMGRVIVQTPAGAALQAAREGLLLTADGSAAAVMVDKIGLDSYEIAFARLAATGKPAQVSGSGSLLTFDLKGATGEASVSLLELRSARNQPIYIKAELEESEPALQVPKTWLLSGYPNPFNSRTVIEVGLPIAGEVKLNVVNVLGRPVRQLIDRHLEAGVHKVIWDGTDDDGRACAGGMYLLLLQAGGQQITRKIVYLK from the coding sequence ATGAGCGGCAAAACTTTTTTCAACTTGCGGCTTGGGGGCGGGCTTGTTTTATTCTTGCTGACCGGTTTTGCCTTTGGACAAAGCGGTCAGGTTATTTCCGCCTCTTTCGGGCCGCCTTCGCAGGCAAATACCTGGGAGAAATACGTCATTCCATTAAAGGCTGAGACGTTCGGTGTCTCTGAAACAGAATTTGCTCAGGTCATGCAGTCGGTTCAGAGCTTTCGCATCCGCACTGAAACTGCCGACGGACCGGATGTCGGCGCAGTCGATCAGGTGATCATCGGCAACCGATACATGAGCACATTCGATGCGGGTGCAGAGGGGTGGAATGCAGCCGGCGACGGAACGCTGGAATGGGTGGCAGCCGGAGGTGCAGAGGGCGGTTTTCTGCAGATCAGCGATTGGGCCAGCGGCGACTGGCACTACGCCGTGGCGCCGCTGCTGTGGTCAGGCGATTGGAGCGCTCTCATGGGGCAAAATATCGAGTTCTTTTTTAAAACGGACCGGCCGGACTATGGTTCGATCATCGAAATCTCCAGCGCCAGAGTCAAGCGGCTGATCCTTTCCATTCCTTCGCTCGTTTTGGCTCCAGGAACGCGGATGACCATGACCGTCTCATTGAGCGAACCGACGTCGAGCGGAGTGGCGGTTCGATTGAACTCGCACAATACGGCCTGCGCACAAGTACCGGCGAGCGTAGTCATTGCTGCAGGCCAAAGCAGCGCCGAGTTTCTCGTCGTCATTCCTGAAACGGCTCAGGAGGGCTGCTCTTCGGTCATTACAGCGGAGGCGGAAGGGTATGCCTCTACCCGCCTGACGCTCAAAGTGGGGACGCCGAATGCAAAGGCTTCACTCAAAGGCCGCATTACCGATGCCGTCACCGGCGCGGGAATCCCCAACGCCTTGGTCTCTGTAGCCGGCGTTTCGACATTGACGGATATCGACGGCTATTATGAGTTGACCGGCATTTCGACCGATCAGGTAACCGCCAACTTTACCGCCCAGCCCCGCAGCGGTCCGGCGCCTCTGACGGTGCAGTTTTCCGATTTGAGCGGCACGGTCCAGCAGGCCATTTCCATCAGCGCCGACGGCTATGTCACTTATGAATCGACTGTTTCTTTGTCGCCCGGCGTCGTCACCACACTGAACATCTCTTTGTCGCCTGTGATCACTGACAACGAATATCGTATCGTGCTGAATTGGGGAAAATTTCCGTCAGACCTCGACATCTATTTAATCGTGCCGAAAGACGGTTTTCATGACGCCACCTATGTCTATTACAGCAATCGCGGTTGGTTCAACACGTATCCTTATGCCGTGCTCGACATCGATCGCCGGCAGGGATTCGGTCCCGAAACCATCACCATCCAAAGGCTGATCGCCGGTAAATATGTAATTTTTGTGCATAATTATTCACGCGATGCTGAACTTACTGATTCCGAAGGCATTGTGCAAATTTACGGCCGCAGCGGCCTCCTGCAGTCCGTCAGCGTGCCGAAAACGGGCACGGGACCCTATTGGTACATCGGCGACATCGACGGATTGACCGGCCAAATGACCATCAAAAATGTCATTCAGGAGGAGCAGCCTAGGCCCAATATCATGGGTTTGGCAAAAATGGCGCTTAAAAGCGAGCCGAGAGGGCAGATTACCTCCTGGGCATGGGATTTCGATGATGACGGTGTTGTTGATGCCACCAGCCGTAATCCTCTGTGGACCTATACCAACCCCGGCGTGTACACCGTCAAGCTGACGGTTAGCGACGGCGTCAACAGCTATGTGGAACGCAAACAAAACTACATTACCGTTACCGCCGCGCCGCCTAATGAGCTCAGCGGGCTTCAGGTTTCAATTACCCAAATCGATCCTGCCAACTTTCCTTTGATCAAGTGCCTGGTCTCGGTCGTCGATCAAGATATCAATCAACCGGTCACAGACCTGTACGTCGGCAATTTCGACGTGAGAGAGGAGAACCGACCGACGCAGGATCTGCGCGTGCGCAAACTCGATGCAAGCATCGGAACGCGCGCCGACATTGTCTTTGTTTTTGATGTAACCGGCAGCATGGGGGAAGAGATTTCCGGCCTCAAGGAAAGAGTGGTCGAGTTTGCCGATTCGCTCTCCCGCAGCGGTGTGGATTTTCGTCTCGGTTTGATCACCTTCGGCGACGAAGTTTTGAGCATCAGCGACTTTACCTCCAATCCCCTCGAGTTCAAGAGTTGGGTGGAGGGGCTGATAGCCGACGGCGGCGGCGACGACAAGGAGAACGCCCTCGAAGGCTTGGCGGCTGCCGCACGTCTTTCTTTTCGCCAGGCAACGCAAAAGGTCTTTATCCTTATAACCGATGCGGATTATCACGAAGCAGGTGAAAGCGGCGACGGCACGACGCGCTATACCACCGAATCGATCATTTCCTTGATGCGCGAGGAAGCAGTCCAAGTCAACGTCGTCGGCCCCGATTTAGCACAGTACACCCGCATGGCCGAAGAGACCGGCGGCCAATTCTACAGCATTTACACTTCCTTCACCCAAATTATTCGACGGCTTGGCGGATGGATTACTTCGCAGTATGTCGTTACCTATGTGCCGGAAAACACGGTTGCCGATAATACACTCCGACATGTCAAGGTCGAGGTTACCCAAGGCAACCGCGGCGGTCGGAGCACGGGGGTCTATTTTATCGGTTCGGCCAAGCTTTTGCTCAATCCGCCGACTCTGCTCGGCAAGCTGGGCGATATCTTGACGGTGGATGTGCGTGTCGAAAACGTCAATAACCTGTCGATGGCCAATTATGTTCTCAGTTTCGATAATAACAAGCTGCAGGCGCTCCAAGCAGAAGAGGGTGATTTTTTCACTCAAGGCGGCGCGTTGAGCACCTTTGTGCCGCAAATCAACAACAGTATAGGCCATATCGATATCAGCGCCTCGCGGGTCGTTCTCAACAGCGATATGAGCTCCGGCGTCAGCGGCAGCGGCCTGTTGGCTCGACTGCGCTTCAAGATAATCAATCAGGATTGCGCCGGTCTCATCTCGTTCGTCAGTTACGATTTTCGTCGACCGGATGACAGTAAATTGACCCTTGTTACCGCAGGAACTCAAATTTATTCCGTCGGCACGGTCGGTTCTTCGGCCATTTTATGTGATTTCGACCAAGACCTGGACATCGACACGCGCGATTTTGCCCTTCTTGCGACATTCTGGAAACCGCGCAACACGCCGTTGGGAGACGTCGGCCCCGCCCTGGGTGAGCCGCCCTTTTTCACTCCGCAACCCGACGGGGTTGTTAATCATGAAGATTTATTTGTCTTTACGCGCATGTGGAATTGGTATCACGGCGCGATATCGACCTACGGTGGACTGGCGAAAAACGAGATTCCCGGTTACCGCCTCGAAACGCATCTTGTCAATGACGGATTGCAGAGGGTCACGATCGTTTTGACGAATGTTGCGCCGTTTGCCATGGGACGGGTGATTGTGCAGACGCCGGCAGGAGCAGCTCTGCAGGCGGCCCGAGAAGGCTTGCTGCTGACAGCCGACGGTAGCGCCGCAGCGGTGATGGTCGACAAGATCGGTCTAGACAGTTACGAAATTGCCTTTGCGCGATTGGCGGCGACCGGAAAGCCGGCGCAAGTGAGCGGCAGCGGCAGCTTGTTGACTTTTGATCTTAAAGGCGCCACAGGGGAGGCGTCAGTATCGCTTCTCGAATTGCGCAGCGCGCGCAATCAACCGATCTATATCAAAGCCGAGCTGGAAGAATCAGAACCAGCGCTGCAGGTTCCCAAAACTTGGCTTTTAAGCGGGTACCCCAACCCCTTTAACAGCCGCACAGTTATTGAGGTCGGTTTGCCGATTGCGGGCGAAGTCAAATTGAACGTCGTCAATGTCCTGGGCAGGCCGGTGCGGCAGCTGATCGATCGGCATTTGGAGGCCGGCGTGCACAAGGTCATTTGGGACGGAACGGATGATGACGGGCGCGCTTGCGCCGGAGGGATGTACCTGCTTTTGCTTCAGGCAGGCGGCCAACAGATCACACGTAAAATCGTCTATCTGAAATAA
- a CDS encoding DUF1080 domain-containing protein, with product MNRFSFFSVFLIIAVLFSACSQKPTNEDWISLFNGVDLSGWTPKIAGYELGENFGNTFRVEDGVLKVGYDQYERFDNRFGHLFYKQKFSHYILRLEYRFLGEQTPGAPDWAFRNSGIMIHCQDPSTMAKEQSFPVSIEVQLLGGNGRDERPTGNVCTPGTNIVLAGKLETQHCITSSSPTFHGDQWVTAEVEVHGAGRIIHRINGETVLEYEQPQLDPQDPDAQKLITGDNLLLSEGYIALQAESHPVEFRNIRIKLLKE from the coding sequence ATGAACCGTTTCAGCTTTTTTTCCGTTTTTTTAATCATTGCTGTTCTGTTTAGTGCCTGCAGCCAAAAGCCGACCAACGAAGACTGGATCAGTCTTTTCAACGGCGTCGATCTTTCGGGCTGGACGCCGAAAATTGCCGGTTATGAGCTTGGTGAGAATTTCGGCAACACGTTTCGCGTTGAGGATGGGGTGCTGAAAGTGGGCTATGACCAGTATGAGCGGTTCGACAATCGTTTCGGCCATCTGTTCTACAAGCAAAAGTTTTCACATTATATCCTGCGCCTTGAGTATCGCTTCCTCGGCGAACAGACGCCGGGCGCTCCCGACTGGGCATTCCGCAACAGCGGCATCATGATCCACTGTCAGGACCCCTCGACCATGGCGAAAGAGCAGTCGTTTCCGGTCTCTATCGAGGTGCAGCTTCTCGGCGGCAACGGCCGCGATGAGCGTCCAACCGGCAACGTCTGCACGCCAGGCACAAACATCGTCCTTGCCGGAAAGCTGGAGACGCAGCACTGCATCACTTCGAGCTCTCCGACGTTTCACGGCGATCAATGGGTAACGGCTGAGGTCGAAGTGCACGGCGCCGGCCGCATCATTCACCGCATCAACGGCGAAACCGTTTTAGAGTATGAACAGCCGCAACTAGACCCCCAGGATCCCGATGCCCAAAAGCTGATAACCGGAGACAACCTGCTATTAAGTGAAGGCTATATCGCTTTGCAGGCCGAGAGTCATCCTGTAGAGTTTCGGAACATTCGCATCAAACTGTTGAAGGAATAG
- a CDS encoding PQQ-like beta-propeller repeat protein — translation MGKRFCRTLFVLLALLWGAYASDWPQFMGPNRNGTSPQKGILRNWPSSGPKVLWTVSVGRGFGGPAVKDGKVYLLDRDDQVGDTMRCFDLNTGKELWNYGYKAPGSVMFPGSRSVPTIDGDYIYSCGHNGDLYCINLNTHKPVWNKNIWKDFGGDQIPTWAITQNPLIYQDLVIVASQAPKAGVVAYEKLSGKLKWSTPPLGAPGYSSPTLVKIGGKDQVVTISASSGRRGSSAGGGKVAGIDPLTGKILWEYDNWQCVIPVPFAVDAGENRLLISGAYEAGSALIRVDPQPDGSYRVTELFKNQDFGSHTIPPIFYKDHFYAHYTTNERRDGLVCMGIDGQIKWKTGRQPLFNKGSMILADGLLLSTDGQKTLYLIEPDPAGFKPLASAELLTIDENMDPMARRLGDQNWAPAALADGKLLIRDLHRLLCVQVAQ, via the coding sequence ATGGGAAAGCGATTTTGCCGAACACTTTTTGTTCTCTTGGCCTTGTTATGGGGAGCTTACGCATCGGATTGGCCGCAATTTATGGGGCCGAATCGCAACGGTACCTCGCCGCAAAAGGGGATCCTGCGCAATTGGCCGAGCTCCGGCCCTAAAGTTTTGTGGACCGTCTCCGTCGGCCGTGGCTTCGGCGGACCGGCAGTCAAAGACGGCAAAGTTTACCTGCTCGATCGCGATGACCAGGTCGGCGATACGATGCGCTGTTTCGATCTCAACACCGGTAAAGAGCTATGGAACTATGGCTACAAAGCCCCAGGGTCTGTAATGTTCCCAGGCTCGCGCAGCGTGCCGACCATCGACGGTGACTATATCTATTCCTGCGGCCACAACGGCGACCTCTACTGCATTAACCTCAATACGCACAAGCCGGTATGGAATAAAAACATCTGGAAGGATTTCGGCGGCGATCAGATTCCGACCTGGGCCATTACGCAAAATCCGCTGATCTATCAAGATCTGGTGATCGTGGCGTCGCAGGCGCCGAAGGCAGGCGTTGTGGCCTACGAAAAGCTCAGCGGCAAACTGAAATGGAGCACGCCGCCTTTGGGCGCACCGGGCTATTCCAGCCCGACTCTTGTCAAGATCGGCGGCAAGGATCAGGTGGTGACGATCTCAGCTTCGAGCGGCCGCAGAGGCTCATCGGCGGGCGGCGGCAAGGTTGCGGGCATCGATCCGCTCACCGGAAAAATTCTGTGGGAATATGACAACTGGCAATGCGTCATTCCGGTCCCCTTTGCCGTGGATGCCGGAGAAAATCGTCTCCTTATCTCCGGCGCTTATGAAGCCGGCAGCGCCCTTATCCGCGTCGATCCGCAGCCGGACGGCAGTTATCGGGTTACGGAGCTGTTCAAAAACCAGGACTTTGGTTCGCACACCATACCGCCGATTTTTTATAAAGATCATTTCTATGCTCATTATACAACCAATGAGCGCCGCGACGGCTTGGTCTGCATGGGCATCGACGGGCAGATCAAGTGGAAGACCGGCCGTCAACCCCTGTTCAACAAAGGCAGTATGATCTTGGCCGACGGCCTTTTGCTCAGCACCGACGGTCAGAAGACTCTCTATCTCATTGAGCCGGATCCCGCCGGTTTTAAGCCTTTGGCGTCTGCGGAATTGCTGACAATCGATGAAAACATGGATCCTATGGCCCGCCGTTTAGGAGATCAGAACTGGGCTCCTGCGGCGCTGGCCGACGGCAAGCTGCTTATTCGCGACCTTCACCGGCTTTTATGCGTTCAGGTCGCACAATAA